One window from the genome of Motilibacter peucedani encodes:
- a CDS encoding YdcF family protein: protein MIDRFPALQASLSPEGWVRAPDGTTEETVAAAERIAGWLARRDPPGPGRGGDVNLLVLAGSAVLQSVQLSAAAWHAGRVGCIVVTGGVGHSTAALRERAAQLRGRSAVVGGPSEAAVLGGLLRELGVPAAALVLEERSTNTGENAAFALATVRARRLAHRSVLLEQDPTMQRRTHATFELHWPAAARLASWAPFVPGIRSCSAGPPTWTWERFTGLLLGEVQRLRDDEHGYGPRGKGFCVAVEVPADVLASAGVLGRGLRPRGATAPAAGCTSP, encoded by the coding sequence ATGATCGACCGCTTTCCTGCCCTGCAGGCGTCGCTGTCACCGGAGGGATGGGTGCGCGCTCCCGACGGCACCACGGAGGAGACGGTCGCGGCGGCCGAGCGGATCGCGGGCTGGCTCGCGCGACGCGACCCTCCCGGTCCGGGCCGCGGAGGTGACGTCAACCTCCTGGTCCTGGCCGGAAGTGCTGTGCTGCAGTCGGTCCAGCTGTCGGCAGCTGCCTGGCACGCCGGACGCGTCGGCTGCATCGTCGTCACAGGCGGGGTCGGCCACTCGACGGCGGCGCTGCGCGAGCGCGCGGCGCAGCTGCGCGGCCGCTCGGCGGTCGTCGGAGGACCGAGCGAGGCCGCCGTGCTCGGCGGTCTGCTGCGCGAGCTGGGCGTCCCCGCGGCGGCGCTGGTGCTGGAGGAGCGGTCGACGAACACCGGCGAGAACGCCGCCTTCGCCCTGGCAACCGTGCGGGCGAGACGTCTGGCGCACCGCTCGGTCCTGCTCGAGCAGGACCCCACCATGCAGCGGCGCACCCACGCGACCTTCGAGCTCCACTGGCCGGCAGCCGCTCGGCTGGCGAGCTGGGCACCGTTCGTGCCCGGCATCCGCTCGTGCAGCGCAGGACCACCGACCTGGACGTGGGAACGCTTCACGGGACTGCTCCTCGGAGAGGTCCAGCGCCTCCGTGACGACGAGCACGGCTACGGCCCGCGCGGCAAGGGTTTCTGCGTCGCCGTCGAGGTCCCGGCCGACGTCCTCGCGTCGGCCGGCGTCCTGGGCCGCGGTCTCCGGCCGCGGGGAGCGACGGCACCTGCCGCCGGGTGCACGAGCCCTTAG
- a CDS encoding GntR family transcriptional regulator codes for MSESFAPRYHQIEQSLRARISSLPAHALLPSEAALCEEFSVSRMTVRAAMQRLEADDLVYRQPGRGTFVAEAQPHRQVSRLRGFSAEMRRRGLEPSSRVLTAHVRPATDDERADLRLRARAEVVELRRIRVASGQPIADEHTVLPADMAPVLDADLAGGSLHEQLRALGRTATSGTCNIRAEAADRTTARELGLRTGSPVLVEERLILDQDGVPLERTATRYAADRYALEASFTVEPPAPVRRGRRQPS; via the coding sequence GTGAGCGAGAGCTTCGCGCCGCGCTACCACCAGATCGAGCAGTCGCTGCGGGCTCGTATCTCCTCGTTGCCCGCGCACGCGCTGCTGCCGTCGGAAGCCGCGCTGTGCGAGGAGTTCTCGGTCAGCCGCATGACGGTGCGCGCCGCCATGCAGCGCCTCGAGGCCGACGACCTGGTCTACCGGCAGCCCGGCCGCGGCACCTTCGTCGCCGAGGCGCAGCCGCACCGGCAGGTGTCGCGGCTGCGCGGCTTCAGCGCCGAGATGCGACGCCGGGGCCTCGAGCCCTCGTCGCGCGTGCTGACGGCGCACGTGCGACCCGCGACCGACGACGAGCGGGCCGACCTGCGCCTGCGTGCACGGGCCGAGGTCGTCGAGCTCCGGCGCATCCGCGTCGCGTCCGGACAGCCGATCGCCGACGAGCACACGGTGCTGCCCGCCGACATGGCGCCTGTCCTGGACGCCGACCTGGCCGGCGGCTCGCTCCACGAGCAGCTGCGTGCGCTCGGGCGGACCGCGACGAGCGGCACCTGCAACATCCGTGCGGAGGCGGCGGACCGGACCACCGCGCGCGAGCTCGGGCTGCGTACCGGATCTCCTGTGCTCGTGGAGGAGCGCCTGATCCTCGACCAGGACGGCGTACCTCTCGAGCGCACCGCGACCCGCTACGCGGCGGACCGCTACGCGCTCGAGGCGTCCTTCACCGTCGAGCCCCCGGCACCCGTCCGCCGCGGTCGTCGCCAGCCCAGCTGA